The genomic window attttttatttttgaaatttctaAATAACAAATAAGTTTTAATAAGAATGTAAAAGGAGAATTTCGATGAGGACCCTTGAAGATTTGAAGATGACATATTAGTCAAATTCAGATCAAATCAAGAGAACAAAAATGTTCCGTTTCGTATTGGGctttctaaattaattatttaacaaagaattttttttatgacaATAGTATAGTTAATGATTATAAAACAAAAAATTACTCAAAGTTAACTTAAAATATGAGTGTTATTTTCTAAtgcattaaaaataaaatctcaattttagtttatttcttaGATAATATTCTCTAAGTTAATCTCACATAACAAACCAATTGAGAATCACTTAATATTTCACAAAttctataatttatttattaattattaaaactTATTTAGAATATCTTGATTAGTCATAAATTAATAGAATACATTGTTTATAACAAAAAATCCTATTGATTCTTTTTGGTGTTATTGATATTTGTCCATATTGCTTGTTATCTTCATTTGTATATTTTTACCTTTACATAAATAGGCATAGGAATATATAAGTAACACTTTACcgctttattatattattttattatctaattattttttttaaaatctaaatatctcatcttgGCTCATAGACAAATTGTGTGGAAAGAACAAAAAGCTAAGCCATTAAGTTCACGAATATCAACGAAGATTCATGGAAACACTCCAAGTAGTTGTATGGTAAATTCCAAAAGAATTAATCTAGTGTTTCTACCAGTAGGCAAGAGCATTGGCATTTACAATgtcaaattatatctaatttggaCTCCCAGTTGAGAATATTATGTATTTTAACTCATGCCCTTCCATCAGCTCACTCATGCAGCTCGACTTGATCATAATCACTTAATCCAAACCTTCCATAATTTCCATAGTTCAAGATGACTTAATCCAAACCTTCCATAATTTCCACAGTTCAAGATGACTTATCTTCATCCAATGGTGAATAGCCATTACAAGAAAGAGGAATTCTCCATTTCACTTAATTAAAATAGACTAACCAACTTTAATAATACCATCCAGTATATATATATGATCCAGTACAATCCTACCTCCCCTAGCCTAAAAAAAGTTGCTACCTTTGTTATATTGCATAGGGTCAACGCTCCGAAGCACATCAACTGTTTTAAAATCCAACCCGAACAAATATAAATATTACTGAATAGTTTTGGATGGAGGTAGGTCGGTTTCTATCAACCCATAGCCACCAGAGAGCATGTATCTTCCAATTGCCCTCCACTCCACGATATAGAATTACCAGGAAAATTCGGAGATGGTGGCCAAGCAGTTGATCCAAGTTCAAGTTCCAAATGACAAGTGTAGAGAAGCATTAACATTAGTCCAAAATCGAAAGTGGGAGTATAAAGGCAGAGCCACAGCTGTTTTAAAATGAGGTAGAGGCGTTCGTTTGAACTCTTATTGTTCTCTCGGCCTATTGGCGGAGGCGGATTTTGGTGCCTGTTTTTATCAGTTTGGTTTCGAGAGGCACAGACCCCAGGGAAGTGGAATGCGTCGTTTTGCATAATTGGTCCATATTTTTcagtatatatttaatatttataattttatttttttataaaaaatattttcattcaattattttcattcaatttttttgaaaaaaaattataaaatcttgtgaatataataataatataataatatataataatataataatatattatattatattaatataaaatattatattatattatattatattatatataataaaaaatatagatagatcttagtaattaatttagaaaatgtaaaaaaaaaaactcgtAAGTAATAGTTTTTcggattattttttaatatataaaaatataaataaattattttttatctaaatattatttaagaaatatttatttaaaaaatataatttttaaaataaattttttaccctAAAAAAATGGTCCTCAGCGCAAATGAAGGACGAGGGTGGAAATTGAATTGAATGACACTAACCCGAACTCAAGTGTCTGCAGCTCGTTTCAGCCTCTCATTCGTTTCCAGGTTCCGAGactgccaccaccaccaccactggCGGGGTGACATCATCCTCGCCTCCCGTCTTCTACCCGGCAGTGGAATCAAAGCACGCGGTTGCTGATAAATCCCCAAACCCCCAAATACGGAACCtcgccctctccctctccctctccctctcgtcGCACAAATACTCCATTTTACCCCATTTGCTCCCCTTCGATGCCCTAAATCGCCTTCGATCTCTCATTCTCCGACACCGGAAACCGCTTCCGGCAATCGGAGATCGCAGGGGGATCCGGTGGCCGCCATGGATTTCGACTGATTGTTCTCATAAATGGATCCTCCGGCGGTCtcagagggagaagggagagagggaggaggtggaGAACCAAAGGGGAAGAGAGCTTTTAGGATCCTGATTGGATGTTGTATCAAGATTTTCTTCTCCCTCACCGCTTCTTTTCTATTCTCCTTCTTGTTCGGGCTTGTGGCCTTGCTGATCGAGACTTTCTCGGCCTCTTCTCCTGTCTCCGTCCCATCGACGTGTAAAATCATATCCAGCAGTGAGTCGATCTTGTTTTTCATTAGGTTTTATTCTGATTTGTTGCAAAATTTTATGGTAATTTTATAGAAGGATTACTCAATCAAGCTGTTTCATCTGTAGAAAGCTCTTGTATTTGGTTgatttaagcttaattaggctagTTATTCTTAGCAGATTACTTATAGCATACTAGCAATATTGCTTTTAATTTTCCATCAATTTCGAACTCTGTTTTGAACTTTGGAGtggtcaagattttagtgaaccGTGGTCTATATAATATGCTTCTCGTGGTTCTGTttatatgatttaatcatatgGGGTGTTGGATGTCCAGATTTTTTGTGATTCACCATCCAATAATTGAACCAGAACCTCTGGTTGCTAAGCTGAGGGTTGTGCGACCACTAGAGAAAGCCAGAAAGCCCCAGTTCACATATCTGTAAAGTTAATTATAAACAAAAAATCACTTGAGAACTCCATATTTTGTAAACACGTGACTATGAAGTACTGTAAAACTTGTAATCATTGTTATTTTTATGCATGACTTtgttatttttttgtttattaaTTCTGGTTCCCCTTGTTGACTGGAATCTGCTTACTACTAAGCATGCTGTATTTGAGAAAACAAGACTGCTCATAGATCATTTGTTGGACGAATGATGAAGTATAGTTTAGATGGAGGTCCTGTAGCATCCCGTTTCCTATAAGAAAAGGAATATTGTATAACCTGTTTTTTGTAACATTTAAATGAGTGGTAGCAGTGGGGCTTTAGATATGATGCATGAAATAACAGGGGAACAATAGGGCACAATCAGgagcttttctttctttttgttcccTTTTTTTCACCTCCATTTTCTTGATGTTGAGTAATATTTGTGTAAATAAAATTTCTTGACTTGCAAAATTGTTATCACCTAGCTAAATGATAGGGTGATAGAGTGATGTTTCTTTTCTGGCACAACATCATAGTATGTGTGCTCTTTCTCTTGACTGCATAGACTGCTTGAAGTTCAAACTGTTGTTCTTGGTCTTTCTTACATTTTTTGTTGCGCCAGAATTTGGAAGTGAGTTTGAAATGATGATGGATATCTTGCAGGTATAGATCTCAGGTCTTCCAAGGTATGTGAGCTTGGACTTTTGAATTACAAAGCTGAGCATGTATTTTATCCTTCGGAGAAAAGAAGATTTCGGTGTCACGATGATTACTATTGGGCTTCAGTTTTTGAGGTGATTGTTTCTCTTATAtaattttcactattttatttagTCATACCTACCACTTTAAGAACATGTTAAGTTGAAAGATAATTGGATATTTATCTTTTATTCAATTTCTCTTCATCTATGATTAGATGATTTAGACTAATGAAATCACAGTGTAATCTCTCTCTTTCCTTAATTTTAAGTATTTATATTACTGGACAATCTATTTTGGTAAGTCTTATATGAAGGATTGCTATGGACAATCATAGGAAAGGAAGAAATATGCGTATGCAGTCATCTTCAAAGTTTTTATTTGCGCATAATCACAAATAATAAAAGCATCCACTCAATGGTGTTTTTGGATTATTTTGTAGTTGTATCATATGGCAGAAGAATGCTCATTGTAAGAACTTGATTCTGAATAAAAGCCACTAGTTGTAATTTCCCTCTTGGTTGATATTTCTATTCTGATGTATGATAGAGGTGTACCTTACAAGTATTACTTTCTTCCATAATACTAAAACATTGAGAAGAAGGGACAAAGAAGCTGTGCAAACAAATGTTAAATTTAAATCAGAAATCATTGAATTACTATAACATGTATGATTTTCAGGTCTTGGGGAGTTATTTGATTGATTCATTTATATCTCTACTTGTTATGGATATTTGAGACATGGTTTGAGGTATTGTATGTTGGTGCCATATCTCTATGGCACTCACATTGTATGTCCTATTGTGTTGTACCATGCTATGCTAGTGCTTGGAATGCATCTTTGCACTGCATGCCATGCCACTGCCATGCAATGGGTATCACGTTAATGGCATGTGCCAATAAGGCATTGGCATGGTATGTGCCACGTAGTATAGTCCATTTCAGTTTGGGACTTTGGTATATATCAATTTTTGAAAGAATCTTGTGATGAATATGAAACTTAATGATTAAGAGCATGATTCTAGAGAATGTTGTCACAAATATGTAACACCTTACTACTATAAACCTGACCCCTTCATGTCCACCGTATTGTTTGTTTATTGACATTCATGAGTTTTGTCCCCAAGTCATAACTTTTCCAGGATACAGTTTGAGTGTATAAAaccatatttttattgattttctgGTGGTTTCATACCGTATACATTGAAAAGTAAAGACCTTCATGGGCTTGCTGTTATGAAgacaatatttataaaattaatgtgATGGATGATGAACATTCTTGCATTCATTGATCTGATATTAGATCTTTCATAAGATTGTATATACTAGCAGTTTTTAGAGTTGCAACAAATTTAATGTGATCAAAGAATTACAAGAATGTTCATCACCATGGTACCATCTTTTTAATTCTGTCGATTGAATTTTTGTTCTTCATACCAATCCCATCAACCATCCTATAccatttcatttttttcataaatatccaTTTATCCTTGAATAATTATTTTGCTTACCTAATTATTCTCTCAGTGATTGTCTTCATATCTACTGCTTTAGGGTTCCGCCATTCCAAGGTCCCTGAATCCAGGATGGATTATTTCACACTCAAGTTTGTTTTTGTACCCACCTTTGCTTCACATTATGCTTGAACTCAGAAGTGCATTTTGCTGCAACCAAGCATAATTGGATCATATCATTTTTAGAACATGCCTTTACTAAATTTTGTTCTTCATGGGTATGGCCAAGTTATATTGATACTTTGCACCACTTCCCAAGATTGTCTATGAAATGACTAATTCCTTGAGACTTTGAGTGACCATGTGGAAGAAGCTGTTTCCTCTTCGTTCAGGGAATAGTGTCTTCATACATCTCCACTGGTGAAGCAAGATTTACTTTGCCGAGCAAGGAACTTCAGGGTAATCATGACCTTTTTTAAATggaatgataaatcttcttttccttttgacAAATAGACCTCAACTGCCAGTTTTGTGGCTTAAGTTTACAGAAATTTGGATCATCTTTTTGAAGTAATCCCTCTGAAATATGGAACTAAAATTTGATGGCATTCACTAGTGTCATGATTTTTGGTTACATGATTTTGTCAACATCCCACTCCAATCTTTGTTATGAGCATATTATGTTATGCGGTTCATGAGATTGTGAATGTTGAGTATTAGATTCTTCCATGTACTTCGCAGACGAAAAGAACATTCTGCAATCACAAGCTTATTTGTACTCTTGTTTTGTACTGACGAGTGAATTTTATCAACCAAGTCCTAGGTATGGAGCTTTACTTTGCTTGGACTGGTATGATTCTTCTGATATAGCATTTATATATCCTTTCTCCATACTTTGTTCTctgcttttatttttcttgtctGATCCATTCACTTGTGATCTCAGCTGATTTTCCTTTCCAAGGTCCCTCCATGCTTTCATGCTGTTATCTTTTGTAATTGTTCATGATGTCTTGTCAGAGGTTCAATGTTCAGCAGATACACCAGGGCATTCTaaacattttttttgtttttaaggTTATTTATATGCAGGAGAATTTTATAAAACTAGCAATCATGTAAAAAGAGGCTTCTTAGGGTAAAAAAGTAGCACATAGAAGTTATTTTTAATACACAGTCCAGGATTTATAatacatttttcttttttaaatgtcTGGTGACAGTCAATGGATTAGATTTTCCTTGTAAGTGAACTGGGTGTTGGCTTACTTTCCTAATGGGGTTTTATTTCTTTCAtttgcccaaataaaatataaacaGTATAACTTTCTTGTACATGAAACTATTCTTTTATTGGGATTTAGTAACTGTAATAGTTGTTTTAAGTCAAGGTTTATGTTGTAAGTTGAATGGACAAACTTCACTGATAAAGGATACCGAGAAGGATGGACTTGGATGATGTCATATgccagagagatatgaagaggcTTCTTTAGGAAGAAAAACTGGATGTGTTGGAATTAATAATTTAAGTACCTATGCATATTGATCTGTATCAGCTGTACTAGATTGTATTAGTAAGGTTTTGGTACTGATACAACCACCCTCTACCAGTACTATATTGGCACATGGTATTTCGTCTTTATCTTGCTACGTTGGCACCCAAAGGCGTAGCATGTCTTGTTATTATACTGTATCACTAATAAGGTATCACTATGCACATCAAACCAATACTTCAACCCTTGATTGGAAGAGAAATGACCATAGTAAGGAGTGTGGCAGAGATTGTTTTAAGGTGTCCATAAAAGGAGGGTGTGACCTACCATATCATAGATGGGAATCAAGATGGAAAGTTGGATATATAAAGGATTTATCCTTGTTAGGATGAATTGCAAAGAGGGCTTGATAGAGCTatccttggatttttttttttttttttttttttaacaaaaaaaaaaatgtaacttACGATGTCATTATTTGTTTCTTCTTCAACATTTAGGATTGGTTGTTACTTGATAGTTTAACTTACTATTGTATGTGCAGGTGGAGTACAAAGAATATTTTTCTGGTCAAATATTTCATGCAGTGGCAGAGGCTCCAAAACAGGCCCTCCCTCATGACTGTAGGCCTAGTTTTGGCACAGCATGGTCGACAAAAATGAAGTTCAAGGTACATGCTGTCAATCATATGCAAGTAGATATGTGGAGACTTGATTATTATGCTGCTTCTACTCTGTTGGCTATGCACTATTATTATGGGGATCAATGACAACCAAAATACTTAAATACAGTCTACTATATATATGTTGTGTACgtgttcataaaaaaaaaaaaaaaaaatctcttacgAGGGAGTTGCACAAGTGTGATTCAGCTGAACAGCCCTGCATGCTGTGACCTGGGTTAACCATACTTGGCTGCAATCGTAAATATGTTGGTGACAGCTGAGGCCTAGTTAGTCTAAGTAAGAAATTTTCTAAAGCCACCTCACCTCCAAACTGTTCATTTTGTCAATGAAAATTATAATCTCAGTGGTTTCACTCAGGAAGCATTTCTTTTAAGCACCCATGATATCTACAAGAGAGATTTTATTCCTCCAACCAGACATCTTTTCCTATTACGGCTAGCTTGCAACACTTATGTTGGGGTTTGAATCTGTTGTATTGCTTATCATTCTTCTCAATCCAAAGTATTAGACCTTAGTGGTTTATCTCTATTCTTGGTAAAATATTGGTTTGTCTCCTGAAGCTTTATTTTAATAATGTATCACCTACTTAAGGGAACAATCTTAAGGATTCTTGTAAaccaaataaaaaaggaaaaaatgaccAAAATGACTACTTATTAAATTATAGAATCAGCTTAGCGGGTTTGGATATGATTGTGGGTTGGATTGGTCTGAGTGTAGTCTATATGGTCATGGGCCCAGGTCCAAATTTCTTGAATCATTGACAGGTTTGGGTCCATGTCTGTGGATCACTTAGGCATTAAGACTAGGTTCTGGCCTCAGGTCCAAATTTCTTGTATCAGTGTCAGTTTGAGTCCATGTGTGCGGATCACTTATGCATTACGGTAAGGTCCTGGACTCAGGTCCAAATTTCTTGAATTGGTGTTGAATAGACAGGAACAACAGCAGGTTTTGTTCTGTTGTTGCATGTGTTATAGCACCTGGTACTTGTCTATTAAACTATCATTTACATCAGCCTGTGTctagatcctttttttttttgaggtgctTATTTCGATAAAGTTAAGAACATAGTTTTGATCAAATATCTGTTTAGTGGATGCAACTTATCCTTGTAAATAGAGGTGCACTTCCAAAATTTCTGTTCAAAATTAAGATGATGGAATAGGCTTTTATTGGTGGTTGTGGATTTATCTATCCTTTTCTCTTGTATGTTATACCATTCATTTTCTTTTGGCTTTTTCCCTCTGATATTCTTTAGGTTTTTTTGACCTTTTGGTATTCTTTTCCAGGTCAACGAAACATACAGTTGCAGGTATATCCTGGGTAGCCAGAAAGCTGACCTTTATTCTGATGATCTTTTCAATTGCCATTCAAAGGAGCCATCAACTATAGAGATGATCAGAAGGATGTTTATTCTGTGAGTATACCCCATATATTGCTATAATCTTCTCCAATTAAATGGGCAAGTTCTCTGATCCAATGATCAGCAGAATATTAAACTACCTGCACTCTGCGCATCATGGCTTATAGCACCTGATGGAAAGAGTCAAATGAAATTCAACCGGCAGCTTGACATTATATAATTAAGGGCTCCAATCTTTGTATAACACCTTGTTGCTACAGTCTTTTTGGTCTGCATGCTGCTTGTTGCTCATAATCGCTTATAGCCTAACTGATGCTTGTGGGTTATGGCATTACAAAGATGAGCACCTTTCTTATCACAGAATATGCATGCGAATTTGGCTGTTGTCAGTTGAAAAGATTCTGCATGCGCTAGCCAAAATCTTACATAAGTTGTTGCAAGCAGCTCGGCGGCTGCGTAACTGGTTTAGATAAATCATGAATTGCTTATCTACAGCTGAATATTTTACTTTGCTGCTAGTGATGGAAACGATTAGTGATTTATGTCGGCCATAAGTTTTCATGAAACTGTTACAGATTGGGCTTATAGTTTAACTTGTACGTATCTTATGTTGTACAGGTTCACCAGATCATGCTCTGAGATAGGAAGCTCTGGACGTAGGATGGTATATGGAGTGATCGGAATAGTGTCTGGTATGTTAGTTTCTCTGTGTGTGGTCATTGTAATCAAAAGCCTTCAGGTCTTGGCACTTGCTATGGTAAAAGAGTGGGCTGCTAATAAGCACCAAATCAGAGTCTCCGCATTTCAATGTACCCGAGCGTTTCTTCTTGTTGCTTATTTCTTTGCCATGGGCTGGCTAACTTTGCAGTACGGCAAGATGATTGGTTTCAAACAGCTTTCTTTCAACTCCATTATTGGGGAGAGGTTAATATAAAAAGGTTATTTATTTGTAATTTATTCCTAtcaaactaacaaaatatttctgTATCCATAATGGTTCAAGATCATAGAATTACGTCAACTTAGCAAAACCACGCAATCTGCTTCAGTGTTTGCAAAAGTTTTTATTGTTGAATTGGGTCAATTAGTATGAATATGCGCTTTTgtggccctctctctctctctctctctctcgatatatatatatctgtctccctctcttcctggggg from Elaeis guineensis isolate ETL-2024a chromosome 4, EG11, whole genome shotgun sequence includes these protein-coding regions:
- the LOC105042524 gene encoding uncharacterized protein — protein: MDPPAVSEGEGREGGGGEPKGKRAFRILIGCCIKIFFSLTASFLFSFLFGLVALLIETFSASSPVSVPSTCKIISSSIDLRSSKVCELGLLNYKAEHVFYPSEKRRFRCHDDYYWASVFEVEYKEYFSGQIFHAVAEAPKQALPHDCRPSFGTAWSTKMKFKVNETYSCRYILGSQKADLYSDDLFNCHSKEPSTIEMIRRMFILFTRSCSEIGSSGRRMVYGVIGIVSGMLVSLCVVIVIKSLQVLALAMVKEWAANKHQIRVSAFQCTRAFLLVAYFFAMGWLTLQYGKMIGFKQLSFNSIIGERLI